CTCCATCGTCATTGCGATACAACATGGTTGACGGCTCGCCTGCGACGTTCCGCCCCATCACGACAAGATCAGCATCGCCGTCGTTGTCCAAATCTCCCCATCGCGCTACACCAAGCACGGGCGCAATAGTTGCCACGCTTCGCGCCGAAAAACCACCCGATCCATCATTCTCAAAGAGGTGAACTACGGGCGTAAATGCGCCTCCCGTCTCCCCCGTCCCGGAAACGATGGCGTCCAGGTCGCCGTCTCGGTCGTAGTCCGCCCAGTCCAGGTCGGCGAGCCAGAGATCCGGCGCGGTATCAAGTGATGACAGCCGGCGATAGTCCGCCACCGGCCTCGCCGAGCCCTCCTCAGTCGTCGTAACAACGGTGCCTACTTGCTCGAAGACGGTGGACGTGGGTGTACGCGATCCGGGACCCGTACTGGAGACCAGAACCAGATCCTCGTCCCCGTCGCCATCCAGGTCAACCCACGTCACGTCGCCGAAGCTCGCGGCATCGATCAACGTCTGGGCGCGATAATAGCTGAACGGCGCCTGGGCCACTGCATCTCTCGTGATGAGCCCTGCGGCACCAACGAAGACCGCAACGATCAGAGTCGCCCACCGTCGCTGCAGATGGTTGATCATATTCATCAGGCCCCGATGCTGAATGTCTGCTCGACGGCGAACGGTGACCCTGCGAATGAGTTGTCTATTGCCTGCACGCTCCAGTAGTACGTGCCGGGTGCCAGCCCTTCGATGCGCCACTGCGTGCCGTGTCCGGCGTTGCCCTCGTCCAGCAGATACCGCTGGCCCGAAAACGGATTCGCATGCGGCGACGCGATATCGACTCCGCCGGATGTTGTACCAACCCGTACACTGTACATCAAGCCCGGTGAAGGGCTGTTCGGGTCCACCGCACTCTCCCACGACAACTCAGCAGACGATGCGGTAACCGTGCTTTGCAGTCCAGTCGGCTGCAGCGGT
This genomic stretch from Rhodothermales bacterium harbors:
- a CDS encoding fibronectin type III domain-containing protein yields the protein LGRREAFGSNITQACLQGTGGSFECGQIQLTGLGAQPVPGLAYGNISMADYDHDSDLDLLVMGDRGRGEAMTTMYRNAGFAKNLPPLQPTGLQSTVTASSAELSWESAVDPNSPSPGLMYSVRVGTTSGGVDIASPHANPFSGQRYLLDEGNAGHGTQWRIEGLAPGTYYWSVQAIDNSFAGSPFAVEQTFSIGA